From one Nitrospinota bacterium genomic stretch:
- a CDS encoding YdcF family protein: MSAAPYSDKCDYILLLPGGGIPSPSMLLRSYKAAEEFKKNPSAKVVISLKTGPALEQSTSWDIRNELVLRGVPVDSVIFERQATSTAEHAKYIREQNIGDPAKNSYLIVTSPSHIMRSMASFKAAGFKNIYASPAYSAGEKEDLGGGQLLRYDFWSALETEVEIAREFTALAYYKLTGRA; this comes from the coding sequence ATGTCTGCGGCGCCTTATTCGGACAAGTGTGATTACATCCTGCTCCTTCCCGGCGGGGGAATTCCAAGTCCGTCCATGCTCCTGCGGTCATACAAGGCGGCCGAGGAATTCAAAAAGAATCCTTCCGCGAAAGTCGTCATTTCGCTGAAGACAGGCCCGGCCCTGGAACAATCTACTTCGTGGGACATCCGTAATGAGCTTGTGTTGCGCGGCGTTCCGGTGGACTCCGTCATTTTTGAACGCCAGGCCACCAGCACCGCGGAACACGCCAAATACATCCGTGAACAGAATATCGGCGACCCGGCGAAAAATTCCTATTTGATAGTCACATCACCCAGCCACATCATGCGCTCAATGGCCTCATTCAAGGCGGCAGGATTTAAGAACATATACGCTTCACCCGCATACTCGGCGGGGGAGAAGGAAGATTTGGGGGGAGGTCAGCTTTTGCGTTACGATTTCTGGAGCGCGCTGGAGACGGAAGTGGAGATCGCCCGCGAATTCACGGCGCTGGCTTATTACAAATTGACGGGGAGGGCCTGA